The following are encoded in a window of Bacillus sp. SORGH_AS_0510 genomic DNA:
- a CDS encoding Crp/Fnr family transcriptional regulator, protein MQSVKEIPITLSHLFDTVHHLRKIEKGSFLFQEGSTAHELFIIQSGILQISKIIPDGRELTLRMCTKGDLVGELNLFSPASKFSLSARVIESGEVAVIKKDVLEEKLSQNLPLSIEFIQWMSQQYRKNQTKFRDLVLHGKKGALYSTLIRISNSYGIKTNKGILVELPLTNQELANFCGTSREVVNRLLSDLRKTNIISIDKGVITIHELDFLKREIDCEDCPIEICKVD, encoded by the coding sequence ATGCAGTCAGTAAAAGAAATACCCATAACCCTTTCCCATCTCTTTGATACTGTTCACCATTTGCGAAAGATTGAAAAAGGAAGCTTTCTTTTTCAAGAAGGATCAACAGCTCATGAATTATTTATCATTCAGAGTGGGATTCTGCAAATCAGTAAAATTATCCCTGATGGAAGAGAGCTCACCCTTAGAATGTGCACGAAGGGGGACCTTGTGGGTGAATTAAATTTATTTTCCCCTGCTTCTAAATTTTCATTAAGTGCACGTGTCATTGAAAGCGGAGAAGTGGCTGTAATAAAAAAGGATGTTCTTGAGGAGAAACTCTCACAAAATCTTCCGCTTTCCATTGAATTCATTCAATGGATGAGTCAACAATATCGAAAGAATCAAACGAAGTTTCGAGACCTAGTACTTCATGGAAAAAAGGGCGCATTGTATTCCACTTTAATTCGCATAAGTAATAGCTATGGGATTAAAACTAATAAAGGCATTTTGGTTGAACTGCCATTAACCAATCAAGAATTAGCGAATTTTTGCGGCACTTCTCGGGAAGTGGTCAATCGACTTCTTAGTGACTTAAGAAAAACAAATATTATTTCTATTGATAAAGGTGTTATTACTATTCATGAATTAGATTTCTTAAAAAGAGAAATCGATTGTGAGGATTGTCCAATTGAAATATGTAAAGTAGACTAA
- a CDS encoding YjzC family protein has translation MGQNHQFKSGKKAPNNGIYIEVGETGDNVKNPKKIKLKAGDPFPETSNDERVWTYQRKP, from the coding sequence ATGGGCCAAAACCACCAGTTTAAATCAGGGAAAAAAGCACCGAATAATGGTATATATATTGAAGTGGGGGAGACGGGAGATAATGTGAAAAATCCCAAAAAAATAAAGCTTAAAGCAGGAGACCCGTTTCCAGAAACGTCCAACGATGAACGTGTTTGGACTTACCAAAGAAAACCTTAA